The Lolium rigidum isolate FL_2022 chromosome 2, APGP_CSIRO_Lrig_0.1, whole genome shotgun sequence genomic interval GATAGGAAAAATATGAAGCTAGCTCTTTATTATTATATTTAGACGCGTGGAAATTAAACAATATCTTTATTTGTACGTACACCACGGTACCCAACCCATGAATTTTGCAACAAAATTTGCAAATCATATGTGATCATAGAGCTCTTGAGTGAGCAATCGAGGGACTGAATATCAGTGAAGTGAAACCACGAAATGCGAGGAAGCGAAAACTCGTCGGAGATGGTGCATGCTTAGGCGCCATTCATCAATGGTCTCTTCATCTCCCACGCGGTCAGCTTGGACACCTTGATATCCGTCTCCCCGTTGTTGAACACGTGAAGGTGCGCGTCTTTCCCTAGGGCCATAGACGGGTACACCCTTGATAGGATGCAGGTCTTCCCTCCCGCGCCGAAGCTCTCAACCACCGACCGATCGATCTAAAGACAAAGATtaatgttggtcaacacaaatttaGTTCTGAGGTGCATTACTAGTTAAAGCGATGTTATGAAAGTGAAGTTGGTACCAAGCTTCTCAGAGAGATCTTCCCGGACGAAATGTCGGTGTCGACGAACCCGGCGAAAGTCGGCTTGTATAGATCTGGGGTAAGAGATGACCTGAACGACACAAAAGAAAGACAGGGTCAGTAGAGCTAAAATGTTACTGCAAGGTTTCTGAAGATTTACTTGTACCCTGTTTTTTGCAATCAAATATCTCTATTACGATTTCATTTGCCCATTAGAAGAGGATAAGAGAGACATGTAGGACATGAGAGGTATTTGGTCGTACTTGGTGGGGTCGCTGCACATGAGGACGATAGGTTTGCCGTATCCATCCTTGAAGACTCTGAAGAACACTGCAGTCTTCTCTGCTAGGTCGGCAGAGGACAGCACCCACAGCCCAAAAGGCCCTACCCCGCCCTTGACATCGGCGCCCTTGATGCCGCACAGCTTCTGCGCGTTGTTGCTGTAGGCCGGATCGAAGGGCTCAGCCTTATCCAGGCTCGATATCTCGAAGCTCACCTCCACGTCAGACTGCGAAAGAAATATCTCGGTTAGATTGTTGCATTGTCACCCGTGAGTCACACTAGGACTAggtaaaaggaaagaaaagggaaAGTAAAGCGAAGGTTCTTTGCAAGTTAAACTATGACTTGTTCACGAATGCACGGTGCTCTCCGTCCTAGTAAAATATTCTTGGCCAACAGCACTACACCAAGGCGTCGATAGTAGATTTTCTTACGTACGTGATATTAGTTGacaaaaaaagttcaaatcttgCGGGTGATGCGGATGTGTGAATAAGAGAGATTAAAAACGAGAGCTGCAGCTAGCGGCGACGGCAAGCCCGTGGACCTCTGACTTTGGGAGTCCATGGCGAGAAGGAGGAGCAGAAATTGCGCACGTAATAAGCAAGAATCGTCACCCATAAGATCGACATGGACCGGAAGCTACATCGATGGCGACATGGACCGGAAGCTACATCGATGGCGACGACTATCTGCTAGTTGCAGAATTTTTGTTCTCTTTTAATTAAGCACAGTAAATTCCACAGTTATCACTAACCTGGTATGACTGCAGACCCGTGATCTCAAAATGCTGGCCGGGCTTGACGACCTTGTCGCCGACGGTAACAGGCTTACACCGGAGCTTCTCGAGCTCCTCCACCGGCCACTGCACCAGCTGCTTGCCGCTGGGGTCAAGCCATATCTTCCGGGGAATCGCCTGCACGCCACCACATTCATACACATCAATTCTACTACTACCAAGGAAAGGATTCAAAGAAGATTTGAGCTGAAAACGGCCGTAGCCATCGAGGATATTCGTACCTGGAtcccggcccagcccttggccttgTCGTGGGCCACGCTATCGGACTCGTTGGCCCACCCCAGGAGGATCCGGCGCTGCTTCACGGGGTCGAAGAAGGTCTTGGACGCGTAGAAGTTGCCGTAGTCGTACTGGAGGCGCTGGTAGACGTCGCCGGTGGGGTTGTCCGGCACGTACCGCTCCTTGACGTTGTCGTACGTGCCGACGGTGTAGTAGTCCATCCGGGTGAGGTCGAGGCTGTTCTTCAGCACGTGCTTCtccacgcccgccgccgcgccgtacTCGGAGGTGTCCAGGCCCTTCTCCACCCCGGCCTTGCCCACCGGGAAGAAGTCCGGGCACTCCCACATGCCGGTCAGCGCCGAGTGCAGCGGGTGCTGGGCGCGGGTCCAGTTCTTGAAGTCGCGGCTCCGGTACAGGATCGCCTCCCCGCGGAGCGTCCCCGGCCGGAGGCCCCCCACCAGCATACGCCAGTGCTTGCCGGCGAACCACGCGGTGGTCGGGTCGCGGAACTGCGTCGCGTTTATGCCGGCCACCGGCACGGCGATCGGGTTGTACCCCGGCTTGTACCATTCCCGGAGGAGAGGGTCCGACGCGTTCTTGGGCAAGGCGATATTCTGGATCTGGTAGTTGACGCTCGGCCGGTCGATCCCCGTGTACAGGATCGCCGGAGTGCCGTCGTGGAGGATCGTCGTCGAACCGGACCACACGCCGTACTGGTCCGTCGGGATGCTCGGCGAGATGGCCGGCTCAAGGGCGATCCAGTTGATCAGGTCGCGGGACACCGAGTGCGCCCAGATGATGTTGCCCCACACCGCGCCCTTGGGGTTATACTGGTAGAACAGGTGGTACCATCCCTTGTAGTACAACGGCCCTGTTCGTTCCCAAAATTCCCAAACAACATGTCAGCTCAAGCTAACAACATTACTTCATGCATGCATCTCAAATGGTTTGTAATTTCTCTAGTCAAAATCCGTGCTTGTAGATGCAAACTGCTAGCTTATTGCTTGAGCTCAACTTGCTGTCGGCAGCAGAAGGTCCTGCATCCTATACGTTGCCACATGTGCATGTGCATGTGCAATCCGAATACAAAATTTCCTATCCGTTATATTCTTCTACACAAAATGTATGGTCTTCCATACTCGCATCATTTTTAAAATCAGCCGCACACATGCAGCAATCTTCCTATTCTTACAACATGACAGATCTAGTAGCTAGTAGCTAGTAGAAGACAGAGACAAGTACAAGAAATGGGCTGGAGAAGTCGTACCATTTGGATCTGGAGTCCACGAGTTTTGCCGTCCAAGCAACCAGAATCAGACACAGAGAGGCAAAGAAAAAATGTAGTATTAGAACCAGGCATCACTGTGAGAGAAAACAAGACTCAATAACTTATACTACTATTAAAATACAGATAAGCTCTAATATTATATCCAGAACCACCACGGGCACGGGGCCACGGTGGACTGGAAGACTTCATCGTTGTCGGCTACTACTACGAAAACTATGAGTTTGCAGCTCGACTTTTCTCAAGGGACTTGAAGAAAACAGCTGCAAGACTACCTAACTAACACGGTGATACAGAAAACCATTAATTTTGATGCGCCCTTGCAAGGCCGCAATCTTTTGCTCTCCAAACTAACACCTGGCTACAAATGAACGAGAAACCAAACAACTAGAGTAAAAAAAATTGTATTATACCTTTCTTCAACTCTCAAACATACATTTATTAAATTTTCTGCTCTTTGTGATGTCTATCTGCCCCGACGACGAACAAAGCACACATCTCAAATTAGCATCGGCATTGCAGACATATCTTTCCACAGCTATGTCTCTAATGGCTAGACATATAGTACTTGCAAAGCTTTCGGTAGCTATCTATGTGTGCTCACATGATATATATAGCTTAGCTTGAAGACACAGAAGAGCATAACGAGAGAAAATTCAGACAACTCCAGCGAGAGTAGACCAGCAGTATATGTCTTACCGTTGATCCAGTTCATGGGGGGCTGGAAGTGGTAGCCTGTCCTGAGCAGCGGGCTAACAATGGAGGCTGGGACCGACGGCGACGCGGCCGAGGTCTCCAGGCTCATGCGGGCATGGTGAGATGCGCAGGCGAGCTGCAGGAGAAGCAGCACCGCCCATGGCGCCAGGACCCATTTCGGATTCCCCATTGCTTGCGCAGTTAATAGGGGAAGACGAGAGGAGACAAGGATGGATGGATGGGAAGACCAATGGGCAGCTCAGGTCTATATATAATACTCGAGGCAGAGCTTAGGAGCTAACAATTGgcgcttcctcggttcctccctgGAATTTTGAAC includes:
- the LOC124692345 gene encoding beta-fructofuranosidase, insoluble isoenzyme 1-like, which encodes MGNPKWVLAPWAVLLLLQLACASHHARMSLETSAASPSVPASIVSPLLRTGYHFQPPMNWINDPNGPLYYKGWYHLFYQYNPKGAVWGNIIWAHSVSRDLINWIALEPAISPSIPTDQYGVWSGSTTILHDGTPAILYTGIDRPSVNYQIQNIALPKNASDPLLREWYKPGYNPIAVPVAGINATQFRDPTTAWFAGKHWRMLVGGLRPGTLRGEAILYRSRDFKNWTRAQHPLHSALTGMWECPDFFPVGKAGVEKGLDTSEYGAAAGVEKHVLKNSLDLTRMDYYTVGTYDNVKERYVPDNPTGDVYQRLQYDYGNFYASKTFFDPVKQRRILLGWANESDSVAHDKAKGWAGIQAIPRKIWLDPSGKQLVQWPVEELEKLRCKPVTVGDKVVKPGQHFEITGLQSYQSDVEVSFEISSLDKAEPFDPAYSNNAQKLCGIKGADVKGGVGPFGLWVLSSADLAEKTAVFFRVFKDGYGKPIVLMCSDPTKSSLTPDLYKPTFAGFVDTDISSGKISLRSLIDRSVVESFGAGGKTCILSRVYPSMALGKDAHLHVFNNGETDIKVSKLTAWEMKRPLMNGA